Below is a window of Pyrobaculum aerophilum str. IM2 DNA.
GCTCTCCTCCTTTGACTTTTCCGTCAACTGTCTCGCCACTTTTAAAAGGCCGAAGATATCTATCACCACAATCTCCGGCAACTCCTCCGGCTCTTTCTTCCACGCGATGTTATACACTGAAAACCGGGAGAAGTCCATGCCCAGTTGCTTGGCCTGCTCCATAACGTCTCTAAACTCCTGCTCCGTTGTGACGTACACCACCGGATCCCCGGCCCTCAGCCCGGCGTAGGCGAAGTGAATACAGAGAATAGACTTCCCCACTCCCGGCTCACCAGTCACTACAACCCAGCTGCCTTGGGGGATGCCCCCCTCCAACGCCTTGTCCAACACATCAACGCCTGTAGATATCCTCTTCACGAAAAACTCCGGAGAGGGGGTTAAAAAAGCTGTGAGCCCCTCAAGCAGTAACATACAATGCATAGGCCAGGGCAACCTCTCAACACGTCGTGCACCATCTCGCGAATTAAAACCGCCAAGCTTCAGGTACTAGCTTAAATAACCACACTCTAAACTCATCGCAACGACTAGAAAGCGGAGGGCAATTCCTTTATATTGCGACTGCTCCCGCAGAGCTGGTTTTAAGGCTTGCGGCAATTACCGCATTATCGTAAAGAACCTGTCCGCCTCTCAGCTAGTTTTTAACCACATCTACAGATTTGTCGCATTTACATGTGCGGTCAAAGCCGCGGGAGAGGGGGAATTACCAAAGGCCTTGTGCTCGCGCTGTGGGTAAAACACTGCATATCTATTTAAGGCTGGCCTATCCCCTCCACATGGCCAAAATGGTAGTAAGCCTCTCGGTGGTGCCCTTGGGCACGGGCTCGCCCAGCGTGTCGAAATACGTGGCTAGAGTGACGGAGATAATTAAGTCCTCGGGTTTGAAATACAAGACGGGGGCAGGGTTTACCGATATCGAGATGGACTCCTATCAGCAATTAGCCGACTTGCTGGGCAAAATCGAAGAGGCGCTGATAGGAATGGGAGTTCAACGCATTTCTATAACTATTAAAATCGACCGCAGGCTTGACAAGGAGTTACACATTGAGGAAAAAATCGCAAAGGCGGAAGGCTTATAAACCCATTGTCGTTTTTTATACGGCAGGATCAGCCCCAGAGCCGGCCGGACGGCCGCCTGTGATAGGGGCCCCGGTCAAAACCTCTGTTTGTTCTTCTCGAGCTTTTTAAAAAACTCCCGCTCCAAGTCCAGCTCCAGTAGGCCGGCCATGGTTATGACGTAGATAAACACGTCCGTCAGCTCCTCGGCCAGAGCCTCTTTCACATCGCCGAGCTTAACGTCGCCACGCCCGTAGACAACGCTCCTCACAACCTTCTTGACAATATTTGCCGCCTCGCCAACCTCTCCCGCTAGGGCGTTTGTAAAATACTCAAGTCTCAGCGCTAGATCTTTCTCATCTTTTATGTCCCAAAACTGGGGGACTTTCTCCTGGGAGAAGGCGGTCTGTATTTTCACAATCTCCCTTAACTCCACCACGTATACAGCCCCCAGGCTTTAATAACAACGCGTTAACATAAATATTGTGTAAAAAATCCCCGTGCCAATAACGCCATGTTCACAGTTGAGCTGTACCCAGCCCTCTACCTAAGGGCGGAGGGCGCCAGGCGGTATAGAGTGAATTGGTACAGAGTATTCGGCAGATCCGACTTCCTCTGGCACCCGCGCCACCAGTTTATCTCCAGAAGGCACTTCGCTGTGGGTTACGAAGAGGGCGTTTATTTCGTAGAAGACTTGGGCAGCACTAACGGCACGTTTTTAAACGGAGTGGACATTAGAGGGAAGGGAAGGGCGAGGCTTCAGCCAGGAGATGTGATAAACGTGGCCGGGGTTTTGGAGCTGGCGGTGGAATTTTAATGTAGGATGCGAGTAGTGCGTGATAGAGGTAGTAGCCATAGTGCCCGTTGAGGTGGGCATTTGCAAAACTTGCGACCAAGTGGCCAATGTCTTTAAAATTAAAATGAGGGAGGAGCTCCCCTACGGCGCTGGGGACTTAGACGCGTTGCTACAGGCGTTATCTAAGGCCGAGCCTCACTCCGTTAGGTTTACAAGCCCCTTCACTCTCAGAGGCCTTTTCCTAATGATTAAATACAAGACTGGGAAGTTGCCCTTAGTAATAGCCAACGGCAAGCTCGTCCACTCGGGGCCTGTGAAATACCCCGATGAATTGTTAAAAAAGCTAAGGGCCGCATTAGAGATAGGATAAGATCCTGTGGAAGGTGTCCCTCAAGGCGGGCCTCCTCCCGGCCTCTCTCGCAATTGCGGCGAGCTCTTCGGCAGTGGCGTTGTGTTGCGCCCCCGCGGATGTGAGCACTGCCTCGTTGTACATAGTGCCCACGAGGTCGTTTGCGCCGGAGAGGAGCAACGTCGACGCCAGTTTTTTCCCCACAGAGAGCCAGTAGGCGCCCACCTTCAGCCTGTCTTTTAAAATTAGCCTGGCAATGGCCACGACTTTTACGTCATATGTAGAGGGTGCAGGCCTGGCGACTACGCCGCGGGCGGCCAGCTCAGTGTTTAAAGGGTTGAACTTCACGGGTATGAACAACATGAGCCCCCCGGTCCTTTCCTGTAGCTCTTTAATACGGAAGAGGTGGTCCACTACGTGTTCTACTCTCTCCACGTGGCCGTAGAGCATTGTGGCGTTGCTGGGGATGCCCATTTCGTGGGCCACTTCTGCGATTTTCACCCACTCCTCGCCGGAGATTTTATGCGGCGATATAATCCTCCTCACCTCTTCGGCGAAAATCTCAGCGCCTCCGCCCGATATGGCGTCTAGCCCGGCCTCTTTCCACCTGGACAGGACCTCCCTCCAGCTCGTTTTCCAAAGCCTTGCGTAATAATCAACCTCGGCCATGGTGGGGCCCTTTATAGTTATGTGCGGCGCCCTCTTTTTCACAGCTCTAAACAACTCGTCGAAGTACTCGGGGGCGATGAAGGGGTTAAACCCGCCGTTTATGTGTAATTCAGTCACGCCGTATTGCCTGTGGAAAAACTCCACCATCGCCGCCACCTCCTCGGGGCTCCGCAGATAGCCCTCTTTGTGGCCGGGGAGTCTATAAAAGGCACAAATGGGGCATTTAGCCACGCAGATATTACTGTAGTTAATCACTACGTTGTTCACAAACGTTACCACGTCGCCGAAGTATTTCCTAGTGAGCTCGTCAGCGACTTTAGCCAAGGTAAAGACGTCGGCCTCTTTCATGAGAAAAACAGCATCAGATCTGTCAAGCCCCCTCTCGGCCATTTCTAAAACCTCCGGGACTGCGGGCACGGTTGAGCTGTGTTTCCCATTTTTATAAGTTATGAAAATTTTAATGTAGTCAACGCATTGATGGTGGTGCGGGCCGTATCCGCTGAGGCTCCGAAGAGAGAGGAGATAGAGGAGCTTTTAAAAACGGACTTGTGGGAGTTGGGAAGGAGGGCCTACGAGATCAGGCGGCGGCTATACGGAGATGTCGCCACTTTTATTCCAAACATGGTTCTCAATTATACAAACGTGTGTGTAGTGGGCTGTAGCTTCTGCGCCTTTTACAGGCCTCCGCGGCATCGCGAGGCGTATACTTACTCTGTGGAGGATGCGGTAAAGAGAGTCCTCGAGGTCGACGCGCGGTATGGCATTAGACAAGTGCTTATACAGGGAGGCGTCAATCCCGAAATTGGGATTGAGTACTTTGAGGGACTCTTCCGCGCTATTAAATCTAAGGCTCCTCACATTGCCATACATGCCCTCTCGCCCCTCGAGGTTGAGTATCTGGCCAGGAGGGAGAGGGCGTCTTACAGGGAGATTTTGGAGAGGTTGAAAGAGGCGGGGATGGAGTCAATGCCCGGGGGAGGGGGCGAGATTTTAGTAGACGAAGTGAGGAAAATTATTTCGCCTAAGAAAATCGACAGCGAGACTTGGCTCAGAATTATGGAGGAGGCCCATAAATTGGGCATCCCCTCGTCGGCCACTATGATGTACGGCCACGTCGAGTCTCTAAGGGATATTGCAGAGCACTTGTATAAAATAGCGCAGTTACAAGCCAAGACCGGGGGCTTTATGGCCTTTATTGCGTGGAACTTCGAGCCTGGAACTAGCGAGTTGGGGAGGAAGATACCCCATCCGAAGACCTCGGCCACTTTATTGAGAATGGTGGCAGTGGCGAGAATTGTCTTTAACGGCCTCATCCCCCACATACAAGCTGGATGGCTTACAGCGGGCCCAGAGACGGCGCAACTTGCTCTGTACTTCGGCGCGGACGACTTCGGAGGCACTTTATACGACGAGAAAGTGCTGGAGTGGAAAAGGGCAGAGGCGCCTATAGACAAAAAAGAAGACGTAATTGCCATCATAAGAGGGACGGGCTTCCGCCCTGCGGAGCGGGATAATTTATACAGAATTGTACGCTATTTCTAATGACGCTGTTATTTCGGCAATTTTTTATACTCTTGGTTACTTTTTGCGCGTGGAGATAGAGATATTTAGCAGTCGGAGCGCTTGGTTTTATAACATTTTAGTGTCTCTCAAACTATTTCAATGGGCGTACGGCTTGGCGTATAGGAGAATATCTAAATTAGCCCCGCCGGGGAGCCGGGTGTTAGAAATAGGACCCGGCGTCGGCGAGTTGTTGAAAATTCTCGACAAGGGCGGCTACGCGGCAGTGGGGTTGGACATATCTCCGCCGATGTTAAAATACGCCCAGCGCAGAGCCCCGGGCGTATCGGTGGCAGGGGCTAGTTTCAAGGCCCCGCTGAGAGACGGGGCTTTTGACGCCGCCGTTGCGCTGTTTACGTTACACCACTGGGGCGAC
It encodes the following:
- a CDS encoding FHA domain-containing protein, which produces MFTVELYPALYLRAEGARRYRVNWYRVFGRSDFLWHPRHQFISRRHFAVGYEEGVYFVEDLGSTNGTFLNGVDIRGKGRARLQPGDVINVAGVLELAVEF
- a CDS encoding MazG nucleotide pyrophosphohydrolase domain-containing protein; this translates as MELREIVKIQTAFSQEKVPQFWDIKDEKDLALRLEYFTNALAGEVGEAANIVKKVVRSVVYGRGDVKLGDVKEALAEELTDVFIYVITMAGLLELDLEREFFKKLEKNKQRF
- the mqnC gene encoding cyclic dehypoxanthinyl futalosine synthase — translated: MAERGLDRSDAVFLMKEADVFTLAKVADELTRKYFGDVVTFVNNVVINYSNICVAKCPICAFYRLPGHKEGYLRSPEEVAAMVEFFHRQYGVTELHINGGFNPFIAPEYFDELFRAVKKRAPHITIKGPTMAEVDYYARLWKTSWREVLSRWKEAGLDAISGGGAEIFAEEVRRIISPHKISGEEWVKIAEVAHEMGIPSNATMLYGHVERVEHVVDHLFRIKELQERTGGLMLFIPVKFNPLNTELAARGVVARPAPSTYDVKVVAIARLILKDRLKVGAYWLSVGKKLASTLLLSGANDLVGTMYNEAVLTSAGAQHNATAEELAAIAREAGRRPALRDTFHRILSYL
- a CDS encoding class I SAM-dependent methyltransferase: MEIEIFSSRSAWFYNILVSLKLFQWAYGLAYRRISKLAPPGSRVLEIGPGVGELLKILDKGGYAAVGLDISPPMLKYAQRRAPGVSVAGASFKAPLRDGAFDAAVALFTLHHWGDHEPSVHEIWRLLKPGGYFIAVEVDLHRMPLVGSHGCTEECMKRVLGMKFAVTIERPFPLLVAVARKTQ
- a CDS encoding MTH1187 family thiamine-binding protein; its protein translation is MAKMVVSLSVVPLGTGSPSVSKYVARVTEIIKSSGLKYKTGAGFTDIEMDSYQQLADLLGKIEEALIGMGVQRISITIKIDRRLDKELHIEEKIAKAEGL
- the mqnC gene encoding cyclic dehypoxanthinyl futalosine synthase: MVVRAVSAEAPKREEIEELLKTDLWELGRRAYEIRRRLYGDVATFIPNMVLNYTNVCVVGCSFCAFYRPPRHREAYTYSVEDAVKRVLEVDARYGIRQVLIQGGVNPEIGIEYFEGLFRAIKSKAPHIAIHALSPLEVEYLARRERASYREILERLKEAGMESMPGGGGEILVDEVRKIISPKKIDSETWLRIMEEAHKLGIPSSATMMYGHVESLRDIAEHLYKIAQLQAKTGGFMAFIAWNFEPGTSELGRKIPHPKTSATLLRMVAVARIVFNGLIPHIQAGWLTAGPETAQLALYFGADDFGGTLYDEKVLEWKRAEAPIDKKEDVIAIIRGTGFRPAERDNLYRIVRYF